The window AAACCGTAACCTGTCTTATCGGATTTTAATCCGCCCATGCGTTCAAGATATAAAATCACCGAGCAAACCCCCGTTTATTTCATTACCACCAGCACCCGCCTCTGGATACCCATTCTGCTTAACGAAACGGTCTTTCAAATCCTCCTGAACAGTTTCAAGTATTGCCAGGCCAACAAAGGCTTCAACCTGCACGGCTATGTCATCATGCCTAACCACCTGCACGCTATCATCAGCCACGATGACCCGGAACAAATTCCCAACGTTGTTGTCCGTGATTATAAGCGGCACACCGCTACCGAAATCAAAACTTACCTGGGCAATTTAGGTCAATTCAGCCGCCTCTTTTGGGTTAAAATTTTTCATAATAAGGAGCGTGGGCAAAATAGGGTCTAGCAGGCGGGCTACCACCCGGTAGCTATTTGGAGCGCGGCAGTATTTGAACAGAAACTGAATTACATCCATTTTAATCCGGTTAAAAAGGGCTTTGTGGAGAGGCCGGAACATTGGAAATATTCCAGCGCCAGAAATTACCTGTTGGGCGATGATAGCCTGGTAGTTATTGATCGGTTTGGTTAAGGCCATGTTGGCCAGGATTGGTTAGGAGATGCCTTACGCAAACCATCCTGTGGCGCGACTAAAGTCGCTTGAGGTTGGGCTGCGGTTGCATAACCGCAGCCATCAAGAAAATAAGTAAGTGACGATCATGTCATTTCGAGTGAACGAAGTGAGCGAGAAATCCCTCGAATCTGGTCATGCAAAGACAATTCTGACGGATTCCTCGTCGCGTTGCTCCTCGGATGACATGCCAGAAATTCCTCGTCACTTACAACATGACCACTACCGAATTTTATATTTCCGGGTTTTTACCCTGCTGGCTCAATTTTCACTGTTGCGCCGTTGGGCGTGCCCTTAAATTGGGCGGCGTCGCCCAGCACCCGGCCCAAAATATTGACCGGGCTGTAGGCGCGGGGCTTGGGGCCGGTGCTGACCGGGGTTGGGCCGAAGAAAATGCAAAAGGCATGGCCCACCGGCCAGTAGCCCAACTCGCCTACCTCCACCTCGGCGCGGGCGTCCGGCTCCGGCTCGGCCATCACCGGGATTTCAAAGTAGATTTCGTCGCCCCAGATGTTGGCCTTGCCTTCAATAGGCAGGGCGGCGGCCACTTGCTGCGCGGTGGGGCGGTTGTTCAGTTCGGCGGGGAGGGAAATGTCGCCGGTAGAGATGGTGATTTTCATCTTGTCTCCTTCTCACCCTTTCACTCTTCCTTAAAAACAGGCAGGGTAAAACAGAAGGTAGTGCCGGATTCCCCATCGCTCTCCACCCAAATAGAGCCGTTCATGGCCTGGGTGGCCAGTTGGCAAAAGGCCAGGCCCAGGCCAAAACCGGCCCTGGCCGGGTCGTCGGCCTGTTTGAGCTGGCTGAAACGGTTGAATATTTCGGCCTGCTGCTCTTTGGGAATGCCCGGTCCTTCATTGGTCACGCTGATTTGCAAAAAGTCCTGCCTGGGCGCGGTCTGGATGGTGATGGTGCCGTCCCTGGGCGAAAATTTGATGGCGTTGTCCAGTAAGTTCTCCAGGATGCGCTGGCTCAAGCGGGCGTCGGCATAAATCGGGGGTAAGTCATCGGTCACTACCTGGTTTACTTGCAGGTGATGTAAAGTGAGCAGCGATGATATTTGCTCAACGCTGTTGTGGATAATGCTGGCCAGGTCAAAGGGTTCGGTATCTGGTTTGATGCGCCCGTTTTCCAGGCGTTGTTCTTCCAGCAGGGTTTCTACCAGGCGCAGCATCTGGCTGCCGGCGGCCATGGCCCCGTTCAACAAAAGGGCGCTGGTTTGATCGGCGCCCACAGACGACGTTTGCAGAAAGTGGAGCGCGCCCAGCACCGCGCCCAGCGGCGATTTGAGGTCATGCACTACCATACCGGTGAGCATTTCTTTTAAGCTATCCAGTTCTCGCAAGCGGGCATTGGTGTATTCCAGTTCTTTGTTTTGGGCCTTGAGCATCTGTTGGCTATCGTGCAGAATGTGGGTGGTGGTTATGAGCTGGGTGCTCAGGGTTTGGGTGCGGCGGCGCATGCTGCAAAGCTCCAGGATGCGGTTGATGCTGGCAATGGTATGGGTGGAATGGAGCGGCGTTCTGAGCGAGCCGTCACAACGATTTGTTTCTGGATCAGATTCTTTGGCGGGATCAATGATGAGGATCATCACAGTAGCGGAAACGGCTTTATTGATTTGGGCAATAACTTGCCGGGTGGCCTGGTTGGGCGCTCGATAATCAAGAATAATGGCCGCCGGAGGCAGCGCCCCGGCCAATTTGGCCACTTCGGCCAGGGAAGGCGGAATTTCAACGCCAAAGTTATGGTTGTGCAGCATGGCGGCCAATTTGCCCTGAATGTCTTCATCTTCTATGGCCAGCATAATAGTGGGGCCGCCGGGCAGGTTGGCCGCGCTATCGGGCTGTAGTAATCTTTGAACCACGCGCATAAAACGTTGCAGGTCTATTGGTTTTGGCAAAAAGGCGTCGTAAGAGAGCAGTTGCCACTCGGTGTCGGGTGTGGGCCGCCAGGGTTCGTTGGGGGCCGGAATGGTGAGCGCGCTGGTAACCAGGATGGGAATGTGGGCGGTCTCTTTATCGGCGCGGAGAGTTTTCCATACCTCGTAGCCATCCTGACCGGTCAGGAGTAAATCTGATACAATCAGGTTGGGTTTGGCTGTTCTGGCCAGCCGGAGCGCGGCGTGCCCGTCAACCGCAGCCAGCACCTGGTATTGCGCTCGTTGCAAAATGGTTTGCAGTTGTTCTAGCGTGTCTGCATCTTCATCCATCAATAAGATGGAAGCTTGCTTACTCACCTTTTATTCCTTGTCCGCTTCTGGCTCATCGGTGGCCGTAAGAGTGGCCGTTGGCTCCAGGGTAGGCTCAATGGCTGTTGGCTCCGGCGTAAACGTGGCTGTGGCCGGGGTGAGCGGCGGGCCAGGAGTGATCGCCGGGGTGGAGGTGATGGCCTGGCTGGGGGTCACTACGCCCGCGCCGCTTAACTCAGGGACCTGGGCGACCCATTGCGGACGACTGGCCTGGCTGTTCATCGTCAACTGTTGGGGCGGGCTGCCCTGGCTGCCGGTGAGATATAAGTCTCCGTTATAGATAAAGAGCAACGTATCTCCCGCGGGCGACCAAACCAGCTCTGGAAGCTGCACCCCGGCCTGGTTACTAAAAGGGAAAAGCTGGCGTTTGTTGCTGCCATCTCGATCAATGAGTTGGATGGTGTAACGGCTATTGACCGACTGCAAGGGGTTTAACGCCTGACCAAAAGCAATGCCGGCCTGGCCCCAGGCCGGGTTGGCCCACATCCCCACCTGTTCAACCACTTTAGCGGAAATTGTACCGTTAACCCCCAACAACCACAAATCAAACACCTGACTTTCTTCGTCCGGCTCTGCGGCCAGGGGAGGGCCGTGGATGGCGGCGGCAATAAATTTTCCATCGGGCGACCAACTCAGGCCGGGCGTCCACACCCACTCGCTGAAGGTTTTTAAGGGCGTAAAATCTACCAGTGGGACCAGGCTGGCGGTTAACGTATGGCTAAAGGCCAACCGGATCAGGCCGAGCTGGTCGGCGCGGGTATAAGCCAACTTGGTCCCGTCGGGCGACCAGGCGAAGTCCGTACCCCACCAGGGATAGAGACCCCGGGTATTGGCCT is drawn from Anaerolineae bacterium and contains these coding sequences:
- a CDS encoding transposase, translated to MRSRYKITEQTPVYFITTSTRLWIPILLNETVFQILLNSFKYCQANKGFNLHGYVIMPNHLHAIISHDDPEQIPNVVVRDYKRHTATEIKTYLGNLGQFSRLFWVKIFHNKERGQNRV
- a CDS encoding response regulator; translation: MSKQASILLMDEDADTLEQLQTILQRAQYQVLAAVDGHAALRLARTAKPNLIVSDLLLTGQDGYEVWKTLRADKETAHIPILVTSALTIPAPNEPWRPTPDTEWQLLSYDAFLPKPIDLQRFMRVVQRLLQPDSAANLPGGPTIMLAIEDEDIQGKLAAMLHNHNFGVEIPPSLAEVAKLAGALPPAAIILDYRAPNQATRQVIAQINKAVSATVMILIIDPAKESDPETNRCDGSLRTPLHSTHTIASINRILELCSMRRRTQTLSTQLITTTHILHDSQQMLKAQNKELEYTNARLRELDSLKEMLTGMVVHDLKSPLGAVLGALHFLQTSSVGADQTSALLLNGAMAAGSQMLRLVETLLEEQRLENGRIKPDTEPFDLASIIHNSVEQISSLLTLHHLQVNQVVTDDLPPIYADARLSQRILENLLDNAIKFSPRDGTITIQTAPRQDFLQISVTNEGPGIPKEQQAEIFNRFSQLKQADDPARAGFGLGLAFCQLATQAMNGSIWVESDGESGTTFCFTLPVFKEE